The Paramisgurnus dabryanus chromosome 1, PD_genome_1.1, whole genome shotgun sequence genome includes a window with the following:
- the lrrc3ca gene encoding leucine-rich repeat-containing protein 3B codes for MPLPSGWLLRHSVVMWLLFHSLVLMTLCFHNAATSCSKRCYCSDSEGSFGGKTMRCSNLHLTEIPQDIPNDTQRLYLDYNLLTSIPANAFRDLPLLTELDLSHNELALLEPGAFRGLAASLQFLDLSSNQLKTLDPEAFQGVKARSNLTGNPWHCDCMLQTALPRLDLEPMSLTGIVCQTSEPPDSGAQGVPFLLAKDLDLCVVLKKTTDVAMLVTMFGWFTMVISYLVYYVRHNQEDARRHLEYLKSLPSRQGKSEESSTISTVV; via the coding sequence ATGCCGCTACCCTCAGGTTGGCTGCTTCGGCACTCTGTGGTTATGTGGCTGCTGTTTCACAGCTTGGTGCTGATGACGCTGTGTTTCCACAACGCTGCGACCTCCTGCTCCAAACGCTGTTACTGTTCGGACAGTGAGGGCTCATTCGGTGGTAAGACCATGCGTTGTAGCAACCTGCATCTCACTGAGATCCCTCAGGACATTCCCAACGACACACAACGCCTCTACCTGGACTACAACCTACTGACCAGTATACCCGCCAATGCTTTTCGTGATCTTCCACTGCTGACCGAACTGGATCTTTCCCATAATGAATTAGCTCTGCTCGAACCCGGAGCTTTCAGAGGCCTGGCAGCCTCACTACAGTTTCTGGACCTCTCGTCCAACCAGCTCAAGACACTGGACCCGGAAGCATTTCAAGGCGTTAAAGCAAGATCCAACCTCACGGGAAACCCCTGGCATTGTGACTGTATGCTCCAGACGGCTCTTCCGCGATTAGACCTGGAGCCCATGTCTTTGACCGGTATCGTCTGTCAGACATCTGAACCCCCCGACTCCGGAGCCCAAGGTGTGCCCTTCCTGCTGGCCAAAGACCTGGACCTGTGTGTGGTGCTCAAAAAGACCACGGACGTGGCCATGCTGGTGACCATGTTTGGATGGTTCACCATGGTCATCTCCTACCTGGTCTATTACGTGAGACACAATCAGGAAGATGCCAGGCGCCACCTGGAGTATCTCAAGTCTCTGCCCAGCAGGCAGGGCAAGTCTGAGGAGTCTTCCACCATCAGCACTGTGGTATAG